Proteins found in one Nostoc sp. NIES-3756 genomic segment:
- a CDS encoding alpha-amylase family glycosyl hydrolase, with amino-acid sequence MPTIPVQFHYFTGLRRAIFNNPRLIGSWDENGRYSQQWSSIPMQQIIGEDGCPTFQATVELDDSQIGWLFRWGVMLDSPAGNNLWGIPTEVNDRNSSDRYRSFTLQSPNNGQSLQQTYYLVHSRRLGAQPYYLPGQSQPAVRFAVWSPNAQNVEVVFGNSTSGYIADDAFRDDPDFGMNPNLGPFPMLRTEEGIWQTDVNVSPELADFFRFDHIPYMFRIVNEAGRVVYRTDLYSRCQIGKGNINPDGKPFSNRYRDRQDRPFSGNYQDLDGTKSCSVVVNPDTVTRHFQEPMWPEQEFIPEEEFWSNEFSLERPVPQRVEDLVIYELHVGALGYGHDRPGNFEDAIALLPYLVELGVNAVELLPMSEFRDEVNWGYETSHFFALEYSAGGRDQLKYFVRECHRYGIAVILDVVYNHFNPDGERAQWAYDSDIPEHNIYYWYEGNSDDYFYSDGRHFPEGGYLDNLSTGYAPRFYEEMVRKMFISSAVTLMEEFHVDGFRVDQTTSMHLYNQLHADGRPVGNANLFGAKFLREWTRTMKLIQSNALLIAEDHSDWEPVTESPDVGGLGFDAAWYANFYHHLIGDTRQGTEYARLIPTAGYGTNEPLAIDYFAGALGWSGHNKVVYHESHDEAGNAYYEAGGDRVESRRTIVSAVNGAPLIGETRRYAEARCRFAFGLSILSAGTPMFLMGEEIGGQRPYRFSDFINNREDLLGDRLTYGQWLFRFYQDLIQLRRHHSGLRSHLIDILYVHNANRVIAFRRWDVTEEFLVVASLNNHPFSSGYTINNSRIGDGQWRELFNSDAVLYRGDSIGNFGADISATNGYIHPIVPANGFVVFQRH; translated from the coding sequence ATGCCTACAATTCCTGTTCAGTTTCATTATTTTACTGGTTTGAGAAGAGCAATTTTTAACAATCCCCGGTTAATTGGTAGTTGGGATGAAAACGGGCGCTATTCTCAACAATGGTCTTCTATACCAATGCAGCAAATCATTGGTGAAGATGGCTGTCCCACTTTCCAAGCTACGGTTGAACTAGATGATTCCCAAATTGGTTGGTTATTTCGCTGGGGTGTGATGCTGGATAGTCCCGCAGGTAATAACTTATGGGGAATCCCAACGGAGGTTAATGATCGCAATTCTAGCGATCGCTATCGTAGTTTTACTTTACAATCTCCAAACAATGGTCAGTCTCTCCAACAAACATATTATCTGGTTCATAGTCGCAGACTAGGCGCACAACCATATTATCTTCCTGGGCAATCTCAGCCTGCGGTGCGGTTTGCTGTTTGGTCGCCAAATGCTCAAAATGTAGAAGTTGTGTTTGGTAACAGCACTAGTGGGTATATTGCAGATGATGCTTTTCGAGACGATCCTGATTTTGGCATGAACCCCAACCTTGGGCCATTTCCTATGTTGCGGACAGAGGAGGGGATTTGGCAAACAGATGTGAACGTATCACCAGAACTTGCTGATTTCTTCCGCTTTGACCACATTCCTTATATGTTTAGAATTGTCAATGAAGCGGGACGGGTAGTTTATCGCACTGACTTATATTCTCGCTGTCAAATTGGTAAAGGCAACATCAATCCTGACGGTAAACCTTTTTCTAATAGATATAGAGATAGACAGGACAGACCTTTTTCAGGCAATTATCAAGATTTGGATGGTACTAAAAGCTGTTCTGTAGTTGTTAATCCAGATACGGTGACTAGACATTTTCAAGAGCCAATGTGGCCAGAACAGGAATTTATCCCAGAGGAGGAGTTCTGGAGTAATGAGTTTTCACTAGAACGGCCTGTTCCCCAGCGTGTTGAAGATTTAGTAATCTACGAACTCCATGTGGGGGCTTTAGGATATGGTCACGATAGACCAGGAAACTTCGAGGATGCGATCGCATTACTTCCCTACTTAGTAGAATTAGGCGTTAATGCTGTTGAACTTTTACCAATGTCAGAATTTAGAGACGAAGTAAATTGGGGTTATGAAACATCTCATTTCTTTGCTCTCGAATACAGTGCTGGTGGTAGAGACCAACTGAAATATTTTGTCAGGGAATGCCATCGTTATGGAATCGCGGTGATTTTAGATGTGGTGTACAACCACTTTAATCCTGATGGAGAACGGGCCCAATGGGCATACGACTCGGATATTCCCGAACACAATATCTATTACTGGTATGAGGGTAACTCAGACGATTATTTCTACTCGGATGGCAGACATTTTCCTGAAGGTGGCTATCTTGATAACCTTTCTACAGGTTACGCACCCCGATTCTATGAAGAGATGGTGCGGAAAATGTTCATTAGTAGTGCAGTCACCTTAATGGAGGAATTTCATGTAGATGGGTTCCGGGTTGATCAAACAACTTCGATGCACTTGTACAACCAACTGCACGCTGATGGTAGACCTGTAGGTAATGCCAATCTTTTTGGTGCTAAATTCCTCAGAGAATGGACAAGAACAATGAAGCTAATCCAATCGAATGCCCTGCTGATAGCAGAGGATCATTCTGATTGGGAACCTGTGACTGAATCACCTGATGTTGGCGGTTTGGGCTTTGATGCAGCTTGGTATGCCAATTTCTATCACCATTTAATTGGTGATACTAGACAAGGAACGGAATATGCCAGATTAATTCCTACGGCTGGATACGGTACAAATGAACCCTTAGCGATTGATTACTTTGCAGGGGCGTTGGGATGGTCTGGGCATAATAAGGTTGTTTATCATGAATCTCATGATGAAGCAGGTAATGCTTATTATGAAGCAGGAGGAGATAGAGTAGAGTCTCGGCGCACGATTGTGTCTGCTGTGAACGGCGCACCATTAATTGGGGAAACTCGACGTTACGCAGAAGCACGTTGCCGCTTTGCGTTTGGTCTGTCTATTTTATCGGCTGGCACGCCAATGTTTTTGATGGGTGAGGAAATTGGCGGACAAAGACCTTACAGATTTAGCGATTTTATCAATAACCGGGAGGATTTATTAGGCGATCGCCTAACTTATGGTCAATGGTTATTCAGATTTTACCAAGACCTGATTCAACTGCGTCGCCATCATTCTGGACTGCGATCGCACTTAATTGATATTCTCTATGTCCACAATGCCAACCGAGTTATTGCTTTCCGACGTTGGGATGTAACTGAAGAATTTTTAGTGGTCGCTAGTTTGAATAATCATCCCTTCTCTTCAGGGTACACCATTAACAATTCCCGAATTGGAGATGGTCAATGGCGCGAGTTATTTAATAGTGACGCTGTACTTTACAGAGGAGATAGTATAGGCAACTTTGGCGCTGATATCTCTGCAACTAACGGATATATTCATCCCATAGTTCCAGCAAATGGATTTGTTGTGTTCCAGCGTCATTAG